From Zavarzinella sp., one genomic window encodes:
- a CDS encoding secondary thiamine-phosphate synthase enzyme YjbQ, with the protein MERIKIRTEQRNQFVEITRQVQECAGRSGVTNGICVVYSLHTTAGITINENADPDVVHDMLLFLNRTIPQHQPGFQHAEENSDSHLKTSFVGSSATIIVDDGMLELGRWQGIYLCEFDGPRTREVLVQTIGGYT; encoded by the coding sequence ATGGAACGGATTAAAATACGCACAGAACAACGGAATCAGTTTGTCGAAATTACCCGTCAGGTCCAGGAATGTGCGGGGCGAAGTGGGGTTACCAACGGAATTTGCGTGGTTTATTCCTTGCATACTACGGCAGGGATCACCATCAACGAAAATGCCGATCCAGATGTTGTTCATGACATGCTGCTTTTTCTGAATCGGACGATTCCCCAGCATCAGCCAGGATTTCAACATGCGGAAGAAAACAGCGATTCCCACTTGAAGACAAGTTTTGTTGGTTCAAGTGCCACAATCATCGTTGACGATGGTATGTTGGAATTGGGTCGTTGGCAGGGGATTTACCTTTGTGAGTTCGATGGCCCTCGAACGAGAGAAGTTTTGGTACAAACAATTGGTGGTTATACGTAA